Proteins co-encoded in one Bacteroidota bacterium genomic window:
- a CDS encoding DUF2029 domain-containing protein: MKQVKIPAFLYKQSVLVAIFVIITIGITAQSFLKKMKTFDDSGTLYTHYNNYVIFKQSYFHLLQQDDLYKLYPTEHWDLYKYSPSFSVMMAPMALFPDTIGLFIWNLLNVLILFFALWKFPHQSARNRLLMLAFVLIELITSTQNAQSNALIAGLFLLAFIQLEKNNRFWASLFIVLTIYIKLFGIVALAMFLFYPKKLKSIIYICLWTILIGALPLLFVSMQQLSFLYSSWWQLLKMDHGISTGLSVAGWLYTWFGIDAKSGVVLLGTVLFCLPMLRFNMYRDYYFRVLFLVSIMIWVIIFNHRAESATFIIAVAGVAVWYFSQKPNVTNTTLIVLCIIFSILSPTDLFPKYIRINYVIPYVLKAVPCILIWGKIVYDLLLTPPNTILKVEA, encoded by the coding sequence ATGAAGCAAGTTAAAATCCCCGCATTTCTTTACAAACAATCGGTTTTAGTAGCAATTTTTGTAATCATAACCATAGGAATCACCGCGCAAAGTTTTTTAAAAAAGATGAAAACCTTTGACGATTCCGGTACTTTGTACACACATTACAACAATTATGTAATTTTTAAGCAGTCGTACTTTCACTTGTTACAGCAGGACGATTTGTACAAATTGTATCCAACAGAACACTGGGACTTGTATAAATACAGTCCGAGTTTTTCGGTAATGATGGCGCCTATGGCATTGTTTCCAGATACGATAGGATTGTTTATTTGGAACTTACTTAATGTGCTGATTTTGTTTTTTGCACTTTGGAAATTCCCTCATCAATCTGCTCGAAATCGCTTGCTAATGTTAGCATTTGTGCTTATTGAATTAATTACCTCTACACAAAATGCGCAAAGTAATGCACTTATTGCCGGCCTATTTTTATTAGCATTTATACAGTTAGAAAAGAATAATAGATTTTGGGCGAGTTTGTTTATAGTGCTTACCATCTACATAAAACTGTTCGGTATTGTTGCATTAGCAATGTTTCTATTTTATCCTAAAAAACTCAAGTCAATTATTTATATCTGCCTATGGACAATATTGATTGGAGCCTTGCCATTGCTATTTGTATCGATGCAGCAACTTAGCTTTTTATATTCAAGTTGGTGGCAATTATTAAAAATGGATCATGGAATTTCAACCGGATTATCGGTTGCAGGTTGGTTATATACCTGGTTTGGAATTGATGCAAAAAGCGGAGTTGTTCTGCTAGGAACAGTGTTATTTTGCTTGCCCATGTTACGTTTTAATATGTATCGCGATTATTATTTCAGAGTCTTGTTTTTAGTTTCCATTATGATATGGGTAATAATATTTAATCATAGAGCCGAATCGGCGACTTTTATTATTGCGGTTGCCGGAGTTGCTGTATGGTATTTTTCGCAAAAGCCAAATGTTACTAATACTACTTTGATAGTGTTATGCATAATTTTTTCAATCCTCTCTCCTACCGATTTGTTTCCAAAATATATTCGAATCAATTATGTAATACCCTATGTTTTAAAAGCGGTTCCTTGTATTTTAATTTGGGGAAAAATTGTGTATGATTTATTGCTGACACCTCCAAATACTATTCTTAAGGTTGAAGCCTAA
- a CDS encoding T9SS type A sorting domain-containing protein: MKINFYKAIFFAVIAMVLITTSRLNAQVANYIFSQSNGTYVPLTVGFSLGDATTNDQYFVDPNSPLGGTNVLGAGLPIGFNFTYNDTVYDKFGVCANGFITLGIGSIDFSNSNLTLPLSSGMRRVIAGVGRDLESQPNASIRYATLGTSPNRTLIIQWQNYTRFNNVADDSLNFQIRLSETSNTITVVYGKMLTGSTQTNLSQVGIKGATAFDVNMRTTTTSWLTTTATTVNTAGCTLNTNIFPPNGLTFTWLPPLPCVAPPTAGTASVAPSATCAALKVVSVNGNSVGIGASLQWLVSADSLNWNVISGATSSSYSITQSSSNYYRCVNTCSGLTDSTNVVLVAGASSATTCYCTLNLHQAPGCNIGFINSISITGTGFTNLNSGCSGLSGNSYTSYLDTGNYTASLFAGQSYSFSVTSSAAGAISVWIDYNQNGTFEASEWTQVSAASTANVASIVTVSIPSTASIGKTGIRFRFRGGGGANNATDACTTFGSGETEDYLVEIAQQSPCVAPPTAGTATTSATGICAGINYSLGLTGNSMGSGLTFQWQESLDSINWSDIIGANNSFYATSSLQNTYYRCYVTCSNVSDTSSVVLVAINPATLCYCVTALHNNTNCNPAGSINDVTITGTTLSNLATGCASTSGQSYSSYSPVGSNTASIDIGMPYNFNVTVGNANNTISLWIDYDQSGTFDANEWTQVSAASQANVPNSITVFIPITAMSGQTGMRIRTRQQGGANADIDACTAFGSGETEDYIITLVQPPPCVAPPTAGIALATDSSVCAGVDFTLSLTGSSTGSGMSYSWESSTDSLSWLPIFGATNPFYTSTLIQSAYYRCILTCSGMSDTSSVVYVMQNAATDCYCVSSANNASDTDIGNVNFGTLNNGVGTPATQNPTATGTYSDFTALQVQSYTQNITYPISITQINSANFFTANFAVYIDYNQNGDFTDVGETVFTGTTTNVTGGNTVSGSVTIPSLAVPGHTRLRVVLVEAGGAGGTVAPCGTFAWGETEDYTIDIVQQVPCVAPPTAGLAAAADSSVCSVIGLSLVGATSGSGMTYEWQSSTDSIAWTAIGGANNYFYNGTQTSSSYYRCVLTCSGMSDTSSVVYILQNPAVSCYCTSNPTSNTNGDIGNVTFGALNNGVATPVTNNPTATGTYTDKTALSPITFNQSTSYSISVAQIVSGNNFFGGRVAVYIDFNQNGLFTDAGEQVFTGTTTSAAANIASGNVIIPATSTLGNTRMRVVLTQGGAATVNPCGTYQFGETEDYTINIDLFNGVKNTNVTTTSFVAYPNPSHGISNVSYTLTEKSNVNFELYNLVGKKVVSTPVETKNSGKYQTEFDFNQYGISAGVYFLKLNAGVNSKTIRVVLE; the protein is encoded by the coding sequence ATGAAAATAAATTTTTACAAAGCGATATTTTTTGCGGTAATCGCTATGGTTTTGATAACCACATCAAGGCTGAATGCACAAGTTGCTAATTATATTTTTTCGCAAAGCAATGGCACCTATGTTCCTTTAACAGTAGGATTTAGCTTAGGAGATGCCACTACCAATGATCAGTATTTTGTTGACCCAAATTCACCTTTAGGTGGCACCAATGTATTGGGTGCAGGATTACCTATCGGGTTTAATTTTACTTACAACGATACGGTTTACGATAAGTTTGGTGTTTGTGCCAATGGTTTTATAACCTTGGGAATTGGATCAATCGATTTTTCAAATTCAAACTTAACTTTGCCATTATCTTCAGGAATGCGTAGAGTAATTGCCGGAGTTGGACGTGATTTGGAATCACAACCAAATGCTTCAATACGCTACGCTACGTTAGGTACATCTCCTAATAGAACCTTAATTATTCAGTGGCAAAACTATACACGTTTTAATAATGTGGCCGACGATAGTTTGAATTTTCAAATTCGTTTAAGTGAAACTTCCAATACAATTACAGTGGTTTATGGTAAAATGCTTACCGGTTCAACTCAAACAAATTTAAGTCAAGTGGGAATTAAAGGCGCAACTGCTTTTGATGTAAACATGCGAACCACTACCACCAGCTGGCTTACAACAACGGCAACTACAGTCAATACTGCCGGGTGTACGTTAAACACAAACATATTTCCTCCAAACGGTTTAACTTTTACTTGGTTGCCTCCTTTGCCCTGTGTTGCCCCACCAACAGCCGGTACTGCATCAGTAGCACCTAGTGCTACCTGCGCGGCACTTAAGGTTGTTTCAGTGAACGGTAATTCAGTAGGAATCGGTGCTTCATTGCAATGGTTGGTATCGGCTGATAGCTTAAATTGGAATGTAATCAGTGGAGCAACTTCATCCAGTTATTCGATCACACAAAGCAGTTCAAATTACTACCGTTGCGTTAATACTTGTTCAGGTTTAACCGATTCTACTAATGTAGTGTTAGTTGCAGGGGCTTCTTCTGCAACAACTTGCTATTGCACTTTAAACTTGCATCAAGCACCTGGTTGCAATATTGGTTTTATAAATTCCATAAGTATAACCGGTACCGGATTTACAAATCTTAATTCTGGTTGTTCTGGATTAAGCGGAAATTCATACACCAGCTATTTAGATACCGGCAATTATACCGCCTCTTTATTTGCAGGCCAATCTTATAGTTTTTCTGTAACCTCTTCTGCTGCCGGAGCTATTTCAGTTTGGATTGACTATAATCAAAATGGAACCTTTGAAGCTTCTGAATGGACACAAGTGAGTGCTGCGTCTACAGCAAATGTGGCGAGTATTGTTACTGTATCTATTCCATCAACTGCTTCAATTGGTAAAACTGGAATCCGTTTCCGTTTCCGTGGAGGCGGAGGTGCAAATAATGCTACCGATGCATGTACCACATTTGGCTCTGGGGAAACCGAAGATTACTTAGTAGAAATTGCGCAACAATCACCTTGTGTTGCTCCTCCAACAGCAGGAACAGCAACTACTTCAGCAACTGGAATTTGTGCTGGAATCAATTACTCATTGGGATTAACAGGTAATTCAATGGGTTCAGGATTAACCTTTCAATGGCAGGAGTCTCTTGACAGTATTAACTGGTCAGATATAATTGGTGCTAACAATTCATTTTACGCAACTTCATCACTTCAAAATACTTATTACCGTTGTTATGTTACCTGCAGCAATGTTAGTGATACTAGCTCAGTTGTTTTGGTTGCTATAAATCCAGCTACATTATGTTATTGTGTAACTGCGCTGCACAACAATACGAACTGTAATCCTGCAGGAAGCATTAACGATGTAACCATTACCGGAACTACGCTTTCCAATTTAGCTACAGGTTGCGCCTCAACTTCAGGTCAATCATATTCAAGTTATAGTCCGGTTGGAAGCAATACCGCTTCGATAGATATTGGTATGCCATACAATTTTAATGTTACTGTTGGAAATGCCAATAACACCATTTCACTTTGGATTGATTACGATCAAAGCGGAACTTTTGATGCAAATGAGTGGACTCAAGTTTCAGCAGCATCCCAGGCTAACGTGCCGAATTCTATAACTGTATTTATTCCAATAACTGCAATGAGTGGACAAACCGGAATGCGCATCCGTACTCGTCAACAAGGAGGTGCAAATGCAGATATTGATGCTTGCACAGCATTTGGTTCAGGCGAAACTGAAGATTATATCATCACTTTAGTTCAACCACCTCCCTGTGTTGCTCCACCAACTGCAGGTATTGCACTTGCTACTGATAGCAGCGTTTGTGCAGGTGTAGATTTTACACTCTCTTTAACAGGTTCGAGCACTGGTTCCGGAATGAGCTATTCATGGGAATCATCAACTGACAGCCTCAGCTGGCTTCCAATTTTTGGCGCTACCAATCCATTCTACACTAGCACCTTAATTCAATCAGCTTACTATCGTTGCATCCTTACTTGTAGTGGAATGAGCGATACTAGCTCGGTTGTTTATGTTATGCAGAACGCAGCAACCGATTGCTATTGTGTTTCATCCGCCAACAATGCCAGTGATACCGATATAGGAAATGTAAATTTTGGTACACTCAACAATGGTGTTGGTACGCCTGCAACACAAAACCCAACAGCAACCGGTACGTATTCTGATTTTACAGCATTACAGGTACAATCATATACTCAAAATATAACCTATCCTATTTCAATTACACAAATTAATAGTGCTAACTTTTTTACTGCAAATTTTGCTGTTTATATTGACTATAATCAAAACGGCGATTTTACAGATGTAGGCGAAACAGTGTTTACCGGTACAACAACTAACGTAACTGGTGGTAATACTGTGTCAGGATCAGTAACGATTCCTTCGTTAGCGGTTCCGGGCCATACTCGCCTTAGAGTTGTTTTAGTGGAAGCTGGTGGTGCAGGAGGTACTGTTGCTCCATGTGGTACCTTTGCTTGGGGCGAAACCGAAGATTATACAATTGATATTGTTCAACAAGTACCATGTGTTGCTCCTCCAACTGCTGGTTTGGCTGCAGCTGCCGATAGTTCAGTTTGTTCGGTAATTGGTTTATCCTTAGTGGGTGCAACTTCCGGTTCAGGTATGACTTATGAATGGCAGAGTTCAACCGATAGCATTGCATGGACCGCAATAGGTGGAGCGAACAATTATTTTTATAATGGAACGCAAACGAGCTCTTCCTATTACCGTTGTGTGTTAACTTGTAGCGGAATGAGTGATACTAGTTCAGTTGTATACATTTTGCAAAATCCAGCTGTCAGCTGTTATTGTACTTCTAATCCTACAAGTAATACAAATGGAGATATTGGTAATGTTACATTTGGAGCACTTAATAATGGTGTAGCAACTCCAGTTACCAACAACCCAACTGCGACCGGAACCTATACTGATAAAACAGCTCTATCTCCTATAACATTTAATCAAAGTACAAGCTACAGTATTAGTGTAGCACAAATAGTATCTGGGAATAATTTCTTTGGAGGAAGAGTGGCAGTTTATATTGATTTTAATCAAAATGGATTATTTACCGATGCCGGTGAACAAGTATTTACGGGAACTACGACTTCTGCTGCAGCAAATATTGCGAGCGGTAATGTTATTATTCCAGCTACTTCAACACTTGGAAATACCCGAATGAGAGTTGTCCTCACTCAAGGTGGAGCAGCAACCGTTAACCCGTGTGGTACGTATCAATTTGGTGAAACGGAAGATTATACCATCAATATTGACCTTTTCAACGGTGTAAAAAATACCAATGTTACTACAACGTCATTTGTTGCATATCCTAATCCAAGTCATGGAATCAGCAATGTAAGTTATACGCTAACTGAAAAGTCAAACGTGAATTTTGAACTCTATAATTTAGTTGGAAAAAAAGTAGTATCAACTCCCGTTGAGACCAAAAACAGTGGGAAATACCAAACCGAATTTGATTTTAATCAATATGGAATCAGTGCCGGGGTTTATTTCTTAAAATTAAATGCTGGAGTAAACAGTAAAACTATTCGAGTGGTACTTGAGTAA
- a CDS encoding T9SS type A sorting domain-containing protein, with amino-acid sequence MDAIFGKANLNGDVLWYHTITGNGSQSGNTIDFDGAGNVYAIGTSNSAFNVGNDSLQAGVFLIKYDSNGNQILVKKITNSASFQSMDLQVTQNNFYISGYSGTSFMFDTVSFVFTFQKIPKVISKFNLNGELQWAKAAGALRYGSFVNRIAIDLNENIYTMFTIGDSATIGNQTVFKIGWGDMILAKHDSSGNFISFQRIDMSAIAEGVWDIASDNMGDLYITGEFGGTAHFGNNTITSSNSRDLFLAKYTPNGACIGVYNFGNAKGLAVAIDNTNNPIVSGTFINTVNIGTTSFTCNNTYDAFVAKHDAITGINNQQKMASNNQLLIYANPNSGKCNITVPTDMLHQNNLVLSIYNSQGKIIQQQTVTTSQQKIKINIESEASGIYNAVLSNGTKSYSGKIVFE; translated from the coding sequence ATGGACGCCATTTTTGGCAAAGCCAATTTAAATGGCGATGTGCTTTGGTACCATACCATTACAGGTAACGGCTCACAAAGCGGTAATACCATCGATTTTGATGGTGCAGGCAATGTGTATGCAATTGGTACTAGTAATTCTGCCTTTAATGTTGGTAACGACAGCTTGCAAGCAGGGGTGTTTTTAATTAAATACGATAGCAATGGAAATCAAATTTTAGTGAAAAAAATTACTAATTCAGCTAGCTTTCAATCCATGGATTTACAGGTAACTCAAAATAATTTTTATATAAGTGGTTACTCAGGTACTTCCTTTATGTTTGATACAGTATCGTTTGTTTTTACATTTCAAAAAATTCCAAAGGTTATATCCAAATTTAATCTTAATGGAGAATTGCAATGGGCTAAAGCAGCAGGTGCATTAAGATATGGAAGTTTTGTTAATAGGATAGCTATTGATTTGAATGAAAATATCTATACAATGTTCACAATTGGCGATTCTGCAACAATTGGAAATCAAACTGTTTTTAAAATTGGTTGGGGTGATATGATATTAGCAAAACACGATAGCTCGGGTAACTTTATATCGTTTCAACGAATAGACATGAGTGCTATTGCAGAAGGAGTTTGGGATATAGCCTCGGATAATATGGGTGATTTATATATTACAGGTGAATTTGGCGGTACGGCCCATTTTGGTAATAACACAATTACGTCATCTAATTCAAGAGATTTATTTTTGGCCAAATATACTCCCAATGGCGCTTGCATTGGAGTGTATAATTTTGGAAATGCAAAAGGTTTAGCTGTTGCTATTGACAATACGAATAATCCCATCGTATCGGGTACCTTTATAAACACTGTAAACATTGGTACAACAAGTTTTACTTGTAATAATACTTATGATGCTTTTGTGGCTAAACATGACGCCATCACAGGAATTAACAATCAGCAAAAAATGGCTAGCAATAACCAACTGCTAATTTATGCCAACCCCAACAGCGGCAAATGCAACATAACGGTACCAACTGATATGCTACACCAAAACAACCTTGTGTTAAGCATTTACAACAGCCAAGGAAAAATTATACAGCAACAAACGGTAACTACCAGCCAGCAAAAAATAAAAATAAATATAGAATCAGAAGCTTCGGGCATATACAACGCTGTATTAAGCAACGGCACAAAAAGCTATAGCGGTAAAATAGTGTTTGAATAA
- a CDS encoding class II glutamine amidotransferase, producing MSDSIKHECGIALIRLRKPLNYYSDKYGTALYGLNKLYLLMEKQHNRGQDGAGVANIKLDTEPGSRYISRYRSNGSNAIKEIFEKINNRLAEAKQSNPVNFNDAEWLKKNVAFSGELLLGHLRYGTFGKNSIENCHPFLRQNNWKTKNLVVAGNFNLTNVDELFEQLVDLGQHPKEKTDTVTVMERIGHFLDVENERLFQEFKKQGHDNQTISTLIGEHLDLQKILIDASRKWDGGYAMAGLIGHGDAFVLRDPNGIRPAYYYYDDEIAVVTSERPAIQTAFNVSADKIKEIKPGHAVIIRKNGSVEEIEIRKSETRNACSFERIYFSRGSDAAIYQERKKLGTSLCPAILQAIENDTRNTVFSYIPNTAEIAFYGMVKGIEDYLTSVKQRKIMESVATLDEAKLSKILSIHPRIEKLAIKDAKLRTFITDDMHRDEMVAHVYDVTYGVVKPTDTLVVIDDSIVRGTTLKQSILRMLDRLNPKKIIIVSSAPQIRYPDCYGIDMAKLGDFIAFQAAIQLLKENFKENIIEEVYEKAKAMDELPKDKIRNVVKDIYAPFTPNQISKKIAELLTPPDLSAEVEVIYQSLEGLHAACTNNSGDWYFSGNYPTPGGNKVANKAFINYMEGKNIRAY from the coding sequence ATGAGCGATAGCATTAAGCATGAATGTGGCATTGCCCTGATTCGACTTCGAAAGCCACTAAATTACTATTCTGATAAATACGGAACAGCACTTTATGGACTCAACAAATTGTATTTGTTGATGGAAAAACAGCACAACCGTGGACAAGATGGAGCAGGTGTTGCCAATATTAAATTAGATACCGAACCAGGTAGCCGTTACATTAGCCGTTACCGCAGCAATGGGAGTAATGCAATTAAAGAAATATTTGAAAAAATTAATAATCGTTTAGCTGAAGCAAAACAATCAAATCCGGTAAACTTTAACGATGCCGAATGGCTCAAAAAAAATGTTGCTTTTAGCGGAGAATTATTATTAGGTCATTTGCGCTATGGAACTTTTGGTAAAAATTCGATTGAAAATTGCCATCCTTTTTTACGTCAAAATAATTGGAAAACAAAAAACCTTGTTGTAGCCGGTAATTTTAATCTTACTAATGTTGATGAGCTATTTGAACAATTGGTCGACCTCGGACAACATCCCAAAGAAAAAACCGATACAGTTACTGTAATGGAACGAATTGGCCATTTTTTAGATGTTGAAAATGAACGACTCTTCCAGGAATTTAAAAAGCAAGGGCACGACAATCAAACAATTTCAACACTCATTGGCGAGCACCTCGACTTGCAAAAAATTCTGATTGATGCCAGCCGAAAGTGGGATGGTGGTTATGCAATGGCTGGCCTAATTGGACATGGAGATGCTTTTGTGCTGCGCGATCCAAACGGAATTCGCCCTGCCTATTACTATTATGACGATGAAATTGCAGTAGTAACATCTGAGCGACCTGCAATACAAACTGCTTTTAATGTTAGTGCTGATAAAATCAAGGAAATAAAACCGGGTCATGCAGTGATTATCCGAAAAAATGGAAGTGTTGAGGAAATCGAAATTAGAAAGTCGGAAACTCGAAATGCTTGTTCATTTGAACGAATCTATTTTTCACGGGGTAGCGATGCGGCTATTTATCAGGAACGAAAAAAACTTGGAACATCGCTATGCCCCGCAATATTACAGGCAATTGAAAACGATACTCGAAACACCGTATTTTCTTACATTCCCAATACAGCTGAAATAGCTTTTTACGGAATGGTGAAAGGTATAGAAGATTATCTTACAAGCGTTAAGCAGCGTAAAATAATGGAAAGCGTTGCCACATTGGATGAAGCGAAACTTTCTAAAATTTTGTCGATTCATCCGCGTATTGAAAAATTAGCCATTAAGGATGCAAAACTGCGAACGTTTATTACCGACGATATGCACCGTGATGAAATGGTTGCGCATGTTTATGATGTGACTTACGGTGTAGTAAAGCCTACCGATACGCTTGTGGTTATTGACGATTCAATAGTAAGAGGTACCACTTTAAAACAGAGTATTTTAAGAATGCTCGATCGATTAAATCCAAAAAAAATTATCATAGTTTCAAGTGCCCCTCAAATACGTTACCCCGATTGTTATGGGATTGATATGGCCAAACTAGGCGATTTTATTGCCTTTCAAGCTGCAATACAGTTGCTAAAGGAAAATTTTAAGGAAAATATTATTGAGGAAGTTTATGAAAAAGCGAAGGCAATGGACGAGCTTCCAAAAGATAAAATAAGAAATGTTGTAAAGGATATTTATGCTCCTTTTACACCGAATCAGATTTCAAAGAAAATTGCCGAATTGCTTACTCCTCCTGATTTAAGTGCAGAAGTTGAAGTGATTTATCAATCCTTGGAAGGTTTGCATGCAGCCTGTACAAACAATTCGGGCGATTGGTATTTTTCGGGCAATTACCCAACTCCCGGAGGAAATAAGGTTGCCAATAAAGCTTTCATAAATTACATGGAGGGCAAAAATATTCGTGCCTATTAA